A single genomic interval of Streptococcus suis harbors:
- a CDS encoding DUF1934 domain-containing protein encodes MDIHLRNEIDLDGQIEVVDQKFQAEVKEKDGNLYLIYSNDEAEKVVIKCDEEELVMTRFSTPKSIMRFISGKEAIVTIPTPLGIQHFVTDTKRYQLNRSDQSVQLQYELKGLENQQLFTSYNLEISWK; translated from the coding sequence ATGGATATTCATTTACGAAATGAAATTGATCTGGACGGGCAGATTGAGGTAGTGGATCAGAAATTTCAAGCGGAAGTTAAGGAAAAAGATGGGAATCTTTATCTCATTTATAGTAACGATGAAGCTGAAAAAGTTGTCATAAAATGTGACGAAGAAGAGTTAGTGATGACACGTTTTTCCACTCCAAAGTCTATTATGCGATTCATTTCTGGTAAAGAAGCTATTGTGACCATTCCTACGCCGTTAGGAATCCAGCATTTTGTGACCGATACAAAACGTTACCAATTAAACCGTTCGGATCAAAGTGTCCAGTTGCAATATGAATTAAAGGGATTGGAGAACCAGCAGCTTTTTACTTCCTATAATTTGGAAATCTCGTGGAAATAA
- a CDS encoding IS30 family transposase encodes MKNKHLTLSDRNDIQIGIEQLKPFSAIAVKLGKDPSTISKEVRRNRVVKENSVTSNCDSCPLLKKAPYVCNACPKKRSNCGYQKQFYYAKRAQLDYEAKLSDSRTGVALNKEEFYRMDEIVSAAIQKGQHLNHIIASNELSASRASIYRYLEKGYLSTKPIDFPRVVKFRKRRTRNLQPIPKTAKEGRSYEDFQRFLTEKGSSYWLEMDTVTGRIGGKVLLTFNLSFCNFIFARLLDNKTANEVAKHLYAIKNDLHQKEMDFCELFPVILTDNGGEFARVDDIEMDVRGESKLFFCDPNRSDQKGRIEKNHTLIRDILPKGSSFDNLTQEDINLVCSHVNSVRRASFNGKSAYELFTFTYGEELATLLGISKIDPENVIQSPRLLDK; translated from the coding sequence ATGAAAAACAAACACTTAACCCTCTCTGATCGCAATGATATTCAAATAGGAATTGAACAACTTAAGCCCTTCTCAGCTATCGCTGTTAAGCTAGGAAAAGATCCGTCCACAATCTCAAAAGAAGTTCGGAGAAATCGAGTGGTTAAAGAAAATTCTGTGACATCCAATTGTGATTCTTGCCCTTTACTCAAAAAGGCTCCCTACGTTTGTAATGCCTGTCCGAAAAAGAGAAGCAACTGCGGATACCAGAAACAGTTCTACTACGCAAAAAGAGCTCAGCTTGATTATGAAGCTAAGCTCTCAGACTCGAGAACGGGTGTTGCACTAAACAAGGAAGAATTCTATCGCATGGATGAGATTGTTTCTGCTGCCATCCAAAAGGGACAACACCTCAACCACATCATCGCCTCAAACGAACTTTCGGCATCCAGAGCTTCTATCTACCGATACCTTGAAAAAGGCTATCTGTCCACAAAGCCCATTGATTTCCCCCGTGTCGTGAAATTCAGAAAGCGGAGAACCAGAAACCTACAACCCATTCCTAAAACTGCCAAAGAAGGGCGGTCTTACGAGGACTTCCAACGCTTTCTCACAGAGAAAGGAAGCAGCTATTGGCTGGAAATGGACACCGTTACTGGACGGATCGGCGGAAAGGTACTTCTCACCTTTAACCTCTCCTTCTGTAACTTTATCTTCGCTCGATTACTTGATAATAAAACAGCTAATGAGGTCGCTAAACATCTCTACGCTATCAAGAATGACCTACATCAGAAAGAGATGGACTTCTGCGAACTATTCCCTGTCATTCTGACCGATAATGGCGGTGAATTCGCTAGAGTGGACGACATCGAAATGGATGTTCGTGGAGAATCTAAGCTATTCTTCTGTGACCCAAATCGTTCTGACCAGAAAGGGAGAATTGAGAAGAATCACACACTTATCAGAGATATTCTTCCTAAAGGAAGTTCGTTTGATAACTTGACACAGGAGGACATCAACCTGGTTTGTTCGCATGTCAACAGCGTCAGACGAGCTTCTTTCAACGGAAAATCCGCCTATGAACTCTTTACATTTACCTACGGTGAGGAATTGGCAACACTTTTGGGAATCTCTAAAATTGACCCTGAGAACGTCATCCAATCACCTCGATTATTGGATAAATAA
- a CDS encoding cation-translocating P-type ATPase, with translation MSKEQKRDLFYTQSEEQVLSSMGSSLDGLSSDEASKRLADYGRNELDEGEKRTLLAKFLDQFKDLMIIILIAAAILTVITEGSHGLTDAIIILAVVILNAAFGVYQEGQAEAAIEALKNMSSPVARALRDNHVVEVDSKDLVPGDIVLLEAGDVVPADMRLLEANSLKIEEAALTGESVPVDKDLSAVLAEDAPIGDRVNMAYQNSNVTYGRGLGVVTNTGMYTEVGHIAGMLANADETDTPLKQNLHQLSKVLTYAVLVIAAVTMAVSVFVRGEGILPALMTSVALAVAAIPEGLPAIVTVVLSLGTQVLAKRNSIIRKLPAVETLGSTEIIASDKTGTLTMNQMTVEKVYTNGQLVDAKEALDASNTTLRVMNFANDTKVDPTGKLIGDPTETALVQFGLDQNFDVREVLVSEPRVAELPFDSTRKLMSTVHQQAAGNYFVAVKGAPDQLLKRVTQIEENGTIRPITDADKEAILTTNKSLAKQALRVLMMAYKYVDAIPELESDVVENDLVFSGLVGMIDPERPEAAEAVRVAKEAGIRPIMITGDHQDTAEAIAKRLGIIDPNDTEDHVFTGAELNELTDEEFQKVFKQYSVYARVSPEHKVRIVKAWQNDGKVVAMTGDGVNDAPSLKTADIGIGMGITGTEVSKGASDMVLADDNFATIIVAVEEGRKVFSNIQKTIQYLLSANTAEVLCIFLATLFGWDVLEPVHLLWINLVTDTLPAIALGVEPAEPGIMTHKPRGRNSSFFSGGVLSSIIYQGILQTALVLGVYGFALLYPEHSIYEEIHADALTMAYVTLGLIQLVHAYNVKSVYQSIFTVGLFKNKLFNWSIPFAFLLLMATIVVPGFSNFFHVSVLSPTQWLVTIIGSGLMVVVVEIVKFVQRKMGLDEKAI, from the coding sequence TTGTCAAAAGAACAAAAACGCGATTTGTTTTATACACAGAGCGAAGAGCAAGTATTGTCAAGCATGGGGTCTTCTTTGGACGGTTTGTCTAGTGATGAGGCAAGCAAACGTCTAGCAGACTACGGTCGTAACGAATTGGATGAGGGTGAAAAACGCACACTCTTAGCTAAATTCTTGGATCAGTTCAAAGACTTGATGATTATCATTTTGATTGCAGCAGCAATCTTGACGGTGATTACAGAAGGTTCACACGGTTTGACAGATGCCATTATCATCTTAGCCGTGGTTATCTTGAACGCTGCCTTTGGTGTTTATCAAGAGGGTCAAGCTGAGGCAGCCATTGAGGCGCTAAAAAACATGTCAAGCCCAGTTGCGCGTGCGCTTCGTGACAATCATGTAGTCGAAGTTGATTCTAAAGACTTGGTACCAGGTGACATCGTCTTGCTTGAAGCAGGTGATGTTGTCCCTGCCGATATGCGTTTGTTGGAAGCTAACTCCCTCAAAATCGAAGAGGCAGCTCTTACAGGTGAGTCTGTACCAGTTGATAAAGATTTGTCAGCAGTTTTGGCTGAAGATGCACCGATTGGTGACCGTGTCAACATGGCCTACCAGAACTCAAACGTTACTTACGGCCGTGGTCTTGGTGTGGTTACAAATACAGGTATGTACACAGAGGTTGGGCACATCGCTGGCATGCTTGCTAATGCTGATGAGACTGATACACCATTGAAGCAAAACTTGCACCAATTATCTAAGGTCTTGACATACGCAGTTCTTGTCATTGCTGCGGTAACGATGGCTGTTTCAGTCTTCGTACGTGGAGAAGGTATCTTGCCTGCTCTTATGACTTCTGTAGCTCTTGCGGTTGCTGCCATTCCAGAAGGTTTGCCAGCTATTGTTACAGTTGTTCTTTCGCTTGGTACACAGGTCTTGGCTAAGCGTAACTCGATCATCCGTAAGTTGCCTGCTGTTGAAACACTTGGTTCAACTGAAATCATCGCATCAGATAAGACTGGTACTTTGACTATGAACCAGATGACTGTTGAAAAAGTTTATACAAACGGTCAATTGGTGGATGCTAAAGAAGCTTTGGATGCAAGCAATACAACGCTTCGTGTTATGAACTTTGCCAACGATACAAAGGTTGACCCAACTGGTAAATTGATTGGTGACCCAACTGAAACGGCTCTTGTTCAGTTTGGTTTGGATCAAAACTTTGACGTTCGTGAAGTCTTGGTATCTGAGCCTCGTGTGGCTGAATTGCCATTCGACTCAACACGTAAATTAATGTCAACTGTTCACCAACAAGCTGCTGGAAACTACTTTGTAGCTGTTAAAGGTGCTCCAGACCAATTGCTCAAACGTGTAACGCAAATTGAAGAAAACGGTACAATCCGTCCGATTACCGATGCGGATAAAGAAGCAATCTTGACAACCAACAAGTCCTTGGCTAAACAAGCCCTTCGTGTCTTGATGATGGCTTACAAGTATGTAGATGCTATTCCTGAGTTGGAATCTGACGTTGTTGAAAACGACCTTGTCTTCTCAGGTTTGGTTGGTATGATTGACCCTGAGCGTCCTGAAGCGGCAGAAGCTGTTCGTGTCGCTAAGGAAGCGGGTATCCGTCCAATCATGATTACAGGGGACCACCAAGATACAGCTGAGGCGATTGCCAAGCGTCTTGGTATCATTGATCCGAATGACACAGAAGACCATGTATTTACAGGTGCAGAACTCAACGAATTGACGGATGAAGAGTTCCAAAAAGTCTTCAAACAATACTCGGTATACGCTCGTGTATCTCCAGAACATAAGGTTCGTATCGTTAAGGCTTGGCAAAATGATGGCAAGGTTGTTGCCATGACTGGTGACGGTGTTAACGATGCGCCATCACTTAAGACAGCCGACATCGGTATCGGTATGGGTATCACTGGTACGGAAGTTTCGAAAGGTGCCTCTGATATGGTCCTTGCAGATGACAACTTTGCAACTATCATTGTGGCGGTTGAAGAAGGACGTAAGGTCTTTTCAAACATCCAAAAAACCATCCAGTACCTCTTGTCTGCTAACACGGCAGAAGTATTGTGTATCTTCCTTGCAACCCTCTTTGGTTGGGACGTATTGGAGCCAGTTCATCTCCTTTGGATTAACTTGGTAACAGACACTCTTCCAGCTATCGCTCTTGGTGTTGAGCCTGCTGAACCAGGTATTATGACACACAAACCTCGTGGACGCAATTCAAGCTTCTTCTCAGGTGGTGTCCTTAGCTCTATCATCTATCAAGGTATTCTACAGACCGCTTTGGTATTGGGTGTCTATGGATTTGCCCTGCTTTACCCAGAACACAGCATTTATGAAGAAATCCATGCAGATGCTTTGACAATGGCTTACGTGACATTAGGTTTGATCCAACTGGTTCATGCATACAATGTTAAGTCTGTTTATCAGTCCATTTTCACAGTTGGTTTGTTCAAAAATAAACTCTTCAACTGGTCAATTCCATTTGCTTTCCTTTTGTTAATGGCGACAATCGTTGTTCCAGGATTTAGCAATTTCTTCCATGTATCCGTTCTCTCTCCAACCCAGTGGTTGGTAACCATTATTGGTTCAGGTCTCATGGTTGTCGTTGTAGAAATTGTTAAATTTGTTCAACGTAAAATGGGATTGGATGAAAAAGCAATTTAA
- a CDS encoding TM2 domain-containing protein — MNYAQTYLMANMSSFPAELLPVIQRELENLDEQGVNALMMTEIKNPTTALILAILTGPLGIDRFYIGNKELGIAKLALTVVGFLTLIFFIGIFLLIASGIWALVDIFLIMGACKQANFDRFMQQINQVKMFKQATQTKAEPSQATVETAPVSETVVMVSEVAAVTDVAEEVVVETEEIVATEEVVAVEAEETVVTEEVVETEDAPVSGSEAE, encoded by the coding sequence ATGAATTACGCACAAACTTATTTGATGGCAAACATGAGTTCGTTCCCAGCTGAACTACTGCCAGTTATTCAACGTGAGTTGGAAAACTTGGATGAGCAAGGGGTGAATGCCCTAATGATGACCGAGATTAAAAATCCAACCACTGCCTTGATTTTGGCAATTCTCACAGGTCCACTTGGAATCGACCGCTTTTATATCGGCAATAAAGAACTGGGGATTGCTAAATTAGCCTTGACAGTAGTTGGCTTCCTTACCTTAATTTTTTTCATTGGTATCTTCTTGTTGATTGCCTCAGGTATTTGGGCACTTGTTGATATTTTCTTGATTATGGGAGCATGTAAGCAAGCCAACTTTGACCGCTTTATGCAGCAAATCAATCAAGTAAAGATGTTCAAACAAGCTACGCAGACAAAAGCTGAACCAAGCCAAGCAACAGTAGAAACTGCTCCTGTTTCTGAAACAGTGGTAATGGTTTCTGAAGTGGCTGCAGTAACTGATGTTGCAGAAGAAGTAGTTGTTGAAACAGAAGAAATCGTTGCCACAGAAGAAGTAGTTGCTGTTGAAGCAGAAGAAACTGTAGTTACTGAAGAAGTGGTTGAAACAGAAGACGCTCCTGTTTCTGGCTCAGAAGCTGAATAA
- a CDS encoding TM2 domain-containing protein — translation MSQFTDSYLAANASNLPAEALPMLRQRLNELNESQITFVLAAELKSPLTALILGIFFGGLGVDRFYIGHVGLGVAKLLFGWLTFYIWPLVDLFLIMGATKKANLEKLHQAIMSATWMR, via the coding sequence ATGTCACAATTTACAGATTCGTATCTTGCAGCTAATGCTAGCAACCTTCCAGCAGAAGCCCTACCAATGCTTCGGCAACGCTTAAATGAATTGAATGAGTCGCAGATTACTTTTGTCTTGGCAGCGGAATTGAAAAGCCCATTGACTGCCTTGATTTTGGGGATCTTTTTTGGCGGATTAGGCGTTGACCGCTTTTACATTGGTCATGTTGGTCTTGGGGTTGCAAAACTCTTATTTGGCTGGTTGACTTTTTACATCTGGCCTTTGGTGGATTTGTTCTTGATTATGGGAGCAACTAAAAAAGCAAACCTTGAAAAACTACATCAAGCAATCATGTCTGCGACATGGATGCGTTAA
- a CDS encoding TM2 domain-containing protein, producing MNYLQNYILSKSSYLPSDKLFILQKELEDLDDEALNVLMMVEMRQPLVALILAIFFGEFGVDRFYVGNKELGFAKLIAFAVSFVTLFILIGFLLFLGLYLWKFIDCFLIMRACKEANFERLMLQIHQYKAFQHSNQTF from the coding sequence ATGAATTATCTTCAGAATTATATTTTAAGTAAAAGCAGTTATTTGCCATCTGATAAGTTATTCATTCTGCAAAAAGAACTAGAAGATTTAGATGATGAGGCTTTAAACGTTCTTATGATGGTTGAGATGCGTCAACCTCTTGTCGCTCTTATTTTGGCTATTTTCTTCGGTGAATTTGGTGTCGACCGTTTTTATGTCGGGAATAAAGAATTGGGATTTGCCAAGCTGATTGCTTTTGCAGTATCTTTTGTTACGCTATTTATCTTGATTGGGTTCTTGTTATTTTTGGGGCTTTATTTGTGGAAATTTATTGATTGCTTCTTAATCATGCGAGCATGTAAGGAAGCGAACTTTGAGCGTTTGATGCTACAAATCCATCAATATAAGGCTTTTCAGCATAGCAATCAGACATTTTAA
- a CDS encoding IS4 family transposase has protein sequence MLDQIKAHLLDSINDIVSSANQFVLHPEKDFSRQSQLTMKTMIQAILTMGGNTLAKELLDLDLPVSQSAFVQRRYQIKHQAFKTLFRDITSKIPISDNLPILAVDGSDVILPRNRFDKTTSFQTGPHHTPYNLIHINALYNLEQEIYHDLRIQDNREVDERAAFIDMMKNSSFKQALVIMDRGYESYNVMAHCQERNWSYIIRIRDGNHSMKSGFNLPDTPCFDEKFDLNICRKQTNEMKQQYQNFPNHYRCLPNHTSFDFLPSSSRKSDPVQFYELHFRMVRLEIKPGFFETLVTNTDYSPEKLKDLYAYRWGIETSFRDLKYSIGLTHFHAKKKEGILQEIYARFINFNVCKWLTSHVAIKTSKLKQAYKICFSDAVYACRKFLRNKLTSFQLETYIAKHLSIIRPNRTFQRKIKSKAPVSFTYRVT, from the coding sequence ATGCTAGATCAGATTAAAGCTCATTTACTTGATAGTATTAACGACATCGTTTCTAGTGCCAATCAGTTTGTGCTTCATCCTGAAAAAGATTTTAGTCGGCAAAGTCAGCTAACGATGAAAACCATGATTCAAGCTATACTGACCATGGGTGGTAATACCTTAGCCAAAGAGCTACTTGATTTAGATTTGCCTGTCTCTCAATCTGCCTTTGTCCAACGGCGGTATCAGATTAAACACCAAGCTTTTAAAACACTTTTTAGGGATATTACTTCTAAAATTCCAATCTCTGATAATCTCCCTATCCTGGCTGTTGATGGCAGTGATGTGATTCTACCAAGAAATCGTTTTGATAAAACGACCTCTTTTCAAACTGGACCACATCACACTCCTTACAATCTTATTCATATCAATGCTCTCTACAATCTTGAACAAGAGATATATCATGATTTACGGATCCAAGATAATCGAGAGGTTGATGAACGTGCAGCTTTTATTGACATGATGAAGAACTCTTCTTTCAAACAAGCTCTGGTAATAATGGATAGGGGGTATGAATCCTACAATGTCATGGCTCACTGCCAAGAAAGAAATTGGTCCTATATTATTCGTATTCGTGACGGGAATCATTCTATGAAATCAGGATTTAACCTCCCTGACACCCCTTGTTTTGATGAAAAATTTGACCTAAACATCTGTCGGAAACAGACCAATGAGATGAAGCAACAGTATCAAAATTTTCCTAATCACTATCGCTGTTTACCTAATCACACATCCTTTGACTTTCTACCAAGCTCTAGCCGAAAAAGCGACCCAGTTCAGTTTTACGAACTTCATTTTCGAATGGTGCGTCTCGAAATCAAGCCAGGTTTCTTTGAAACTTTGGTGACAAACACCGATTATTCTCCAGAAAAATTAAAAGATCTCTATGCCTACAGATGGGGCATAGAGACCAGTTTTCGTGACCTAAAATACAGTATCGGTCTGACTCATTTTCATGCAAAAAAGAAGGAAGGGATTCTCCAAGAAATCTACGCTCGCTTTATCAATTTTAATGTTTGTAAATGGCTAACCTCACACGTTGCTATTAAAACATCAAAGTTAAAACAGGCTTATAAAATTTGTTTTTCAGACGCTGTTTATGCCTGTCGAAAATTTCTTAGAAACAAACTCACTTCCTTCCAATTAGAAACCTACATTGCCAAACATTTATCCATCATCCGACCCAATCGAACGTTCCAAAGAAAGATAAAAAGCAAGGCACCTGTAAGCTTCACTTATAGAGTAACATAA
- a CDS encoding VanZ family protein, whose translation MQTKKMSMFLFFAYLLLLTWMIVFKMDLSIVYGRYGYASINLIPFAGTAVYDGVLDFPEILFNIVSFIPFGIYMEMLFRKASWVANLCLIMLVSLCFEVLQYLLLLGVADITDLLANGLGGAIGINIMYVLTSIWREKAYVRMNIFCFALTFFVILITYLAL comes from the coding sequence ATGCAGACAAAGAAAATGAGTATGTTTTTATTTTTTGCCTATCTCCTTTTACTTACTTGGATGATTGTCTTTAAGATGGACTTGAGCATCGTATATGGACGCTATGGTTATGCTAGTATAAACTTAATTCCGTTTGCAGGAACAGCGGTCTATGATGGAGTGCTGGATTTTCCAGAAATTCTATTTAATATTGTAAGTTTTATTCCCTTTGGTATTTATATGGAAATGCTATTTCGCAAGGCATCGTGGGTGGCTAATCTATGTTTGATTATGTTAGTAAGTCTCTGCTTTGAGGTTCTGCAATATCTTCTTTTACTTGGGGTTGCAGATATAACTGATTTACTGGCTAACGGCTTAGGGGGAGCAATCGGCATTAATATCATGTATGTCTTGACCAGTATTTGGCGGGAGAAGGCATATGTTCGTATGAATATTTTTTGTTTTGCGCTAACGTTTTTTGTTATATTAATAACTTATTTAGCTTTGTAG
- the queG gene encoding tRNA epoxyqueuosine(34) reductase QueG, whose protein sequence is MNIKEEIIKLSQEIGISKIGFTTADDFAYLEKSLRASQEEGRSSGFEHKNIEERIRPKLSLESAKTIISIAVAYPRHLPVKPQKTQYKRGKITPSSWGLDYHYILQDKMERLARGIEKLTDGLEYKAMVDTGALVDTAVARRAGIGFIGKNGLVISKEFGSYMFLGELVTNLEIEPDQPVDYDCGDCNRCVAACPTSCLLGDTTMNARRCLSFQTQDKGMMDLEFRKKIKTVIYGCDICQICCPYNKGISSPPVVEIDPELAEPELIPFLDLSNGQFKEKFGLIAGSWRGKNILQRNAIIALANSNDRSAIPKLLEIIDKKQNPVHMATAIWALGQLVKQPNDEMVSFIAGISSDNDDVIAEQTAFLNMVKDLQM, encoded by the coding sequence ATGAATATTAAGGAAGAGATTATTAAATTATCTCAGGAAATCGGAATCTCGAAGATTGGTTTTACAACGGCTGATGATTTTGCTTATTTGGAGAAATCACTTCGTGCTAGTCAGGAAGAGGGGCGTTCGTCAGGATTTGAACACAAGAATATCGAAGAACGTATCCGTCCCAAACTGTCGTTAGAATCTGCCAAAACCATCATTTCTATCGCGGTAGCTTATCCTCGACATTTGCCTGTCAAACCGCAGAAGACCCAATACAAACGAGGGAAGATTACCCCTAGTTCATGGGGGCTTGATTACCACTATATCTTGCAAGATAAGATGGAGCGTTTGGCACGGGGAATTGAGAAACTGACGGATGGTTTGGAATACAAGGCTATGGTAGATACAGGAGCTTTGGTGGATACAGCGGTCGCTCGTCGTGCAGGAATTGGCTTTATCGGGAAGAATGGGCTAGTCATTTCTAAGGAATTTGGTTCCTATATGTTTCTAGGAGAATTAGTGACCAATCTAGAAATCGAACCAGATCAGCCAGTCGACTACGACTGTGGGGACTGTAATCGTTGTGTTGCAGCCTGTCCGACGTCTTGTCTATTAGGTGATACGACCATGAATGCCCGTCGTTGCTTGTCCTTTCAGACCCAGGATAAGGGTATGATGGACTTGGAGTTTCGTAAGAAAATCAAGACGGTCATCTATGGTTGTGATATTTGCCAGATTTGTTGTCCTTACAATAAAGGAATTTCCAGTCCGCCTGTGGTGGAGATTGACCCTGAATTGGCTGAGCCTGAGCTGATTCCATTCTTGGACTTATCAAATGGACAATTCAAGGAGAAATTTGGCCTGATTGCTGGTTCTTGGCGGGGAAAAAATATTCTCCAGCGCAATGCTATCATAGCCTTGGCTAATAGTAATGATCGCTCTGCCATTCCCAAACTCTTAGAAATCATCGATAAGAAACAAAATCCTGTCCACATGGCAACGGCTATCTGGGCCTTGGGGCAATTGGTCAAACAGCCCAATGATGAGATGGTTTCCTTTATCGCAGGTATTTCATCAGACAATGATGATGTCATAGCAGAGCAAACGGCCTTTCTCAACATGGTCAAGGACTTGCAAATGTGA
- the prfB gene encoding peptide chain release factor 2 (programmed frameshift) — protein sequence MDTAEIRQKTEELGKKLTSFRGSLDLEGLEEEIAILENKMTEPDFWNDNLVAQKTSQELNELKNTYGNFHQMLDLYDESEILLDFLAEDESVRDELVEKLADLDKTMTAYEMTLLLSEPYDHNNAILEIHPGSGGTEAQDWGEMLLRMYQRYGNAKGFTVETLDYQAGDEAGIKSVTLSFTGPNAYGLLKSEMGVHRLVRISPFDSAKRRHTSFTSVEVMPELDDTIEIEIRDDEVKMDTFRSGGAGGQNVNKVSTGVRLTHIPTGIVTQSTVDRTQYGNRDRAMKLLQAKLYQLEQEKKAAEVDSLKGDKKEITWGSQIRSYVFTPYTMVKDHRTGYEVAQVDKVMDGDLDGFIDAYLKWRIS from the exons ATGGATACAGCAGAAATTCGCCAAAAGACTGAAGAACTTGGCAAAAAATTAACTTCTTTTAGGGGGTCTCTT GACTTAGAAGGTCTGGAAGAAGAGATTGCCATTCTTGAGAATAAGATGACTGAGCCAGATTTCTGGAATGATAATTTGGTAGCACAGAAGACGTCTCAGGAGTTGAATGAATTAAAAAACACCTACGGAAATTTCCATCAGATGTTGGATTTATATGATGAATCCGAAATTTTGCTAGATTTTCTAGCAGAAGATGAGTCTGTTCGGGATGAGTTGGTTGAAAAGTTGGCAGATTTGGACAAAACCATGACTGCTTACGAAATGACCTTGCTCTTGTCAGAACCCTATGATCACAATAACGCTATCTTGGAAATCCATCCAGGTTCGGGTGGTACCGAGGCACAAGACTGGGGAGAAATGCTCCTGCGGATGTATCAGCGTTATGGAAATGCCAAAGGTTTTACAGTAGAAACCTTGGATTATCAAGCTGGTGATGAGGCAGGTATTAAGTCCGTGACTCTAAGCTTTACTGGTCCAAACGCCTATGGCTTGCTTAAGTCAGAAATGGGTGTTCATCGTTTGGTGCGCATCTCACCTTTTGACTCAGCAAAACGTCGCCATACTTCCTTTACATCTGTAGAGGTAATGCCTGAGTTGGACGATACCATTGAAATTGAAATCCGAGATGATGAAGTCAAGATGGATACCTTTCGTTCAGGTGGTGCTGGTGGACAGAACGTCAACAAGGTCTCAACGGGTGTTCGATTGACGCACATTCCGACAGGGATTGTGACTCAGTCCACAGTTGACCGTACTCAGTATGGAAACCGAGACCGTGCAATGAAACTCTTGCAGGCTAAATTGTATCAATTGGAGCAGGAGAAGAAAGCAGCAGAAGTAGACTCACTCAAGGGTGACAAGAAAGAGATCACTTGGGGAAGTCAGATTCGTTCCTATGTCTTTACACCTTATACAATGGTAAAAGACCACCGTACTGGTTATGAGGTGGCTCAAGTCGATAAGGTTATGGACGGAGACTTGGACGGCTTTATAGATGCTTATTTAAAATGGCGAATTAGCTAA
- the ftsE gene encoding cell division ATP-binding protein FtsE — MGIIEMKDVSKKYGNGTTALRGVSVNVEAGEFAYIVGPSGAGKSTFIKLLYREEKLDKGSLKVGKFDLAKIKKRDVPLLRRSVGVVFQDYKLLPKKTVFENIAYAMEVIGEKPRNIKKRVMEVLDLVGLKHKIRSFPNELSGGEQQRIAIARAIVNNPKVLIADEPTGNLDPENSWEIMNLLERINLQGTTILMATHNSQIVNTLRHRVIAIEDGRVVRDEAEGEYGYDE; from the coding sequence ATGGGAATAATAGAAATGAAAGACGTTTCCAAGAAATATGGAAACGGAACGACTGCCCTTCGCGGAGTATCAGTCAATGTTGAAGCGGGAGAATTTGCCTACATTGTAGGTCCTTCTGGTGCAGGTAAGTCAACTTTTATCAAACTCTTGTATCGGGAGGAAAAGCTCGATAAGGGGAGTCTAAAGGTTGGTAAGTTTGACCTTGCAAAAATTAAAAAGAGAGATGTTCCTCTTCTACGTCGTAGTGTAGGAGTGGTTTTCCAAGACTACAAACTCTTACCTAAAAAGACTGTCTTTGAAAATATTGCCTATGCCATGGAAGTTATCGGTGAAAAACCACGGAATATCAAAAAACGTGTTATGGAAGTCTTGGACTTGGTTGGTTTGAAACACAAGATTCGCTCTTTCCCAAATGAACTTTCAGGTGGTGAGCAACAGCGGATTGCTATTGCCCGTGCCATTGTAAATAATCCTAAAGTATTGATTGCTGATGAACCAACTGGTAACTTGGACCCTGAAAACTCTTGGGAAATCATGAATCTATTGGAGCGAATTAACTTACAGGGGACAACGATTTTGATGGCGACACATAATAGTCAGATTGTAAATACACTTCGTCACCGTGTTATTGCGATTGAAGATGGTCGTGTAGTACGTGATGAAGCGGAAGGAGAATATGGATACGATGAGTAA